Within the Candidatus Eremiobacteraceae bacterium genome, the region TACGGATATTTGCCCGTCGTCACGCCCGCGGCCGGTCCTTTGGAGCGTCTGGCGGTGGCAATCATCGTATCGGGACTGGCCGGAGTATCGATTCTCGCGCACGAGCTCGGCCATGCGCTGGTCGCTCGCAGCCGAGGGCTGACGGTCACCGGGGTCACGCTGTACTTGTTCGGGGGGCTCGCGCACGTCGGCGGCGCGCCCAACGATCCCAGCGACGATATCGCGATCGGTCTCGGCGGTCCCGCGGTCAGCGCCGTGCTCGCCAGCGCGTTCCTGGCCGGTGGCGCCGCCGTGATGCGCGCCAATCCACAGGCTGCGTTGTTGCTCATCAACCTCGGCGCGGCGAACGCGCTGCTGTTCTTGGTCAACGCGCTTCCCGGCTATCCGATGGACGGCGGCATGGTGCTGCGCGGATTGCTGTGGAAGTTGTCGGGCAACGTCGTCGCGGCCACGCGGCGCGCGACGACCGCGGGCAAGGCCTTCGCGTATCTGATCGCCGCAGGCGGCGTGTGGCTGCTGCTGCGCGGCGACGTCATCGATGGCATGTGGGTCGTGCTCATCGGGTGGCTGCTCGCTGGCCTCGCCGAGGGCGCATATCGCGCGATCATCATGCGCACCGCGTTGGAGGGCCTGACGGTCAAGGACCTGTGCGCGCGCGACGTCCCCGTGCTGCAGACCTCGGATTCGGTCGCCACCGCCGCCGGTCTGCTGCGCGCCGGCGCCTCGTCGCGCATCATCGCGGTGATGTTCGGCGAACGGCTCGCGGGCCTGGTGTCGGACGTCGACGTCGCTCGCGTGCCGACCGCCGACGCCGAAGCGACTTCCATCTCCAACGTCATGTCGCGCACCGGCGGCCAGCCGACGCTCGACGCCGATTGCGATGCGCTGGTGCTCATCAGCGCCATGCCGGCGAGTCCGCTGCGCTGCATCATCGTCGTCGACGAACGCGGCGACTATCTCGGGCTGGTGCGCCACGAGGATCTCACGCGCTACGTCGAGATGATCGAGGCGCTGGGCAATTCGAGCGCGCTGAGCTCGCGCTCGCTGCGCCGGCTCGGCGGCGTGCGCGCCGCGGCTGACGCGTCACTTCGATCTCCAGCGCGTTAGTCGGGCGATTGAAATAGTCCGGCGCCTGCGGCACTCCGAGGAGCTCTTCGAACGCGCCACGCGCTTCATCGCCGGTGGCGTTGATTCTCCGGTGCGCGCGGGCCGGGCTGTGGGCGCGCCGCCGCCGCCGTTGGCGCGCGCGCGCGGCAGCCACGTCTACGACGTGGACGGGCGCGAGTACATCGACTACCTG harbors:
- a CDS encoding site-2 protease family protein, which encodes MMTLGRLAGIEIRAHYSTLIVFGALTSILAYGYLPVVTPAAGPLERLAVAIIVSGLAGVSILAHELGHALVARSRGLTVTGVTLYLFGGLAHVGGAPNDPSDDIAIGLGGPAVSAVLASAFLAGGAAVMRANPQAALLLINLGAANALLFLVNALPGYPMDGGMVLRGLLWKLSGNVVAATRRATTAGKAFAYLIAAGGVWLLLRGDVIDGMWVVLIGWLLAGLAEGAYRAIIMRTALEGLTVKDLCARDVPVLQTSDSVATAAGLLRAGASSRIIAVMFGERLAGLVSDVDVARVPTADAEATSISNVMSRTGGQPTLDADCDALVLISAMPASPLRCIIVVDERGDYLGLVRHEDLTRYVEMIEALGNSSALSSRSLRRLGGVRAAADASLRSPAR